In a single window of the Nicotiana tomentosiformis chromosome 8, ASM39032v3, whole genome shotgun sequence genome:
- the LOC104093324 gene encoding uncharacterized protein — protein sequence MALDMDVHELLVMGDPDLLIWQAQGEWETRDIKLIPYRQCMQDPSIRFRSIEFRYIPRFHNEPADALATLASMLPYPGNTHIDPLEIQVRNQLGYYNTIEAEPDGEPWYHDIKRFLKTREYPKHAKGDHKRTIRHLAGGFFLNREILHKMTPNLNLLRCIDSIKAKRIISEVHSGLCGSHMKGYVLTKKILQAGHLMKDVCEQFKIVHRYSTPYLPKANRAVEAANKNIKKILRKMIQGSKQWHKKLSFALLGYRTTARTSVVQLLICRYMEQKL from the exons atggccctcgatatggatgtgcatgaactattagTTATGGGAGATCCTGACTTGCTTATCTGGCAAGCCCAaggcgaatgggagactcgagacatcaagcttattccatacagacaatgtatGCAAGACCCGAGCATAAGATTTAGATCCATCGAGTttaggtacattcccaggtttcataACGAGCCAGCCGACGCTTTGGCTaccttagcctcgatgctcccttatccaggTAACACTCATATTGATCCATTGGAAATTCAAGTTCGGAATCAACTTGGTTACTACAATACGATTGaggcagaaccagatggtgaaccatggtatcatgacataaaacgattcctgaaaacaAGGGAGTACCCAAAGCATGCCAAGGGAGATCACAAAAGAACTATAAGGCATCTCGCTGGTGGTTTCTTCCTGAATAGGGAAATTTTGCACAAAATGACCCCAAATTTAAACTTGCTAAGATGCATAGATTCCATAAAAGCTAAACGGATCATAAGTGAAGTGCATTCAGGGTTATGTGGGTCTCACATGAAGGGATATGTTTTGACAAAGAAGATTTTGcaggcagg tcatctgatgaaggatgtatgcgagcaatttaaaattgtgCATCGCTATTCTACCCCTTACCTGCCAAAAGCCAATAGAGCCGTTGAAGCTgctaacaagaacatcaagaagattcttaggaagatgatccaagggtccAAGCAATGGCATAAAAAGTTatcttttgctcttttgggataccgtacgactgctcgcacatcagtggtgcaactccttatctgtcgGTATATGGAACAGAAGCTGTAA